The Streptomyces cyaneogriseus subsp. noncyanogenus region AGGTGCGAGGCGCGGATCTGGATCAGCTCCACCAGGGCCGGGTCGAGGGCCTCGCGGGCGGCGGTGTCGAAACCGATCAGGGCGCGGAAGACCTTGGGCGCGGACTTCGCGAAGTCCAGCCGGTTCCGGCCGGCCACCGCCGCGGCCACTCCGGCGGGCGTGTCCTCGGGCCCGCCCGGGGTGCCGGGGGCGGACGAAGTTCCCTGCGGGACGGTCGTGTTCGTCGTCATGCCGCTCAACCTACGGACCGCAAAGACCGGTTGTAGGGTGCATTTCCGTGGCGGAATCGTGGGTCAATCACGCGGAGCGGATCGGTGCCGACCTGCATCTGGAGCTGTCCGGTCCGGGCGGGCGGCGGGCCGCGCTCATCCGTGCGCTGCGCGAGGCCGTGCGCGGCGGCCGGCTCGCTCCCGGCACGCGGCTGCCGCCGTACCGCTCGCTCGCCGCGGATCTCGGCGTCGCGCGCAACACGGTGGCCGACGCCTACGCGGAACTGGTCGCGGAGGGCTGGCTGACCGCCCGGCAGGGCTCGGGCACCCGGGTGGCGGAACGGACCCTGCCGCTCCAGTCCGCCGCACGCGTGCCCCGGGAAGTGTCTCCCCACACGCGGGGGCCACGGCACGATCTGCGGCAGGGCACCCCGGATGTGTCGGCGTTCCCGCGCGCGGCCTGGCTCGCCTCCTACCGGCGTGCCCTCCAGAAGGCGCCCAACGAGGTGTTCGGCCCCGGCGATCCGGCCGGGCGCGGGGAACTGCGGGAAGCGCTGGCGGAGTATCTGGCGCGCACGCGTGGGGTGCGCGCCGAGCCGGGCCGAATCGTGATCTGCTCCGGGGTCGCGCACGCGCTGCGTCTGCTGTTCGGGCAGGACAGGGCCGGAGGCGGCGGGGTGCTGCGCGGTCCGCTGGCCGTGGAGGGGTACGGCCTGGGTTTCCACCGGCGGCTGCTGAGGGACGCCGGTGTGCGGACGGTCCCGCTTCCGATCGACGCACACGGGGCGCTCGTCGCCCGGCTGGGACGCGAGCGGGCCGTGCTGCTGACACCCGCGCATCAGTTTCCGACCGGCGGGCCGCTGCACCCGGAGCGCCGCGCCACCGTGGTCGACTGGGCACGCGCGCGGGACGGACTGGTCCTGGAGGACGACTACGACGGCGAATTCCGCTACGACCGCAAGCCCGTCGGCGCCCTCCAAGGACTCGATCCCGAGCGGGTGATCCACCTCGGGTCGGTCAGCAAGACCCTGTCGCCCGCGGTGCGGCTGGGCTGGATGGTGCTGCCGGAGCGGTATGTCGGCGGCGTGCTCGCGGCCAAGGGCGAGCGGGAGGCGTGGGCGAGCGTCCTCGATCAGCTCTGCCTGGCCGATCTCGTCGCCTCCGGGGCGTACGACCGTCATGTACGGCGGATGCGGCAGCGTTACCGCGCGCGCCGCAACCGCCTGGTCCAGGCGCTCGCCGCGCGGGCGCCGCACATCGAGGTCACGGGCATCGCGGCCGGGCTCCACGCGGTGCTGCGGCTTCCTCCCGGCACCGAGCGCGCCACCCTGGAGGCCGCCGCCCGGCAGGGCATCGCGCTGGACGGGCTGGCGGACTTCCGGCACCCGGAGAGCGACCTTCCGCCCGGGGACGGACTCGTCGTGGGCTACGCGACACCCTCCGACCACGCGTACCAGGCCGCGCTGGACGCCCTGTGCGGCGTGCTCCCGCCACCGCAGTGAGCGGGAAGGGAGACAGACGCCGGGGAAAACAGACGGCGGGGGCGCATGTCAGGGCATGCGCCCCCGCCGTCTGCGTCCCCTACCTGGGATTGACGGGGGGAGCAGTACCGGGTCTACCGGGTCTGTCGCTGAGCATCAGGATTAACAACAAGCCGCTGAACGCGGGTCAGGACAGCAGGAAGTCCGCCACCCCCGCCTTGGCCCCCTGAATGAAGGCCGTCATCTCGTCGGAGGTGTATATCAGGGCAGGCCCGTCGGGGTCGGTGGACTGGCGCAGGGCGATCCGGCCGTCGGCGAGCTTCATGGCCTCCAGGCAATTACCTCCGTTGCCGCCGCTCCACGGCTTGTGCCAGCCCTCGCTGCCCAGCTCACGGGCAGGCATGCCGTTGTAGATCCGCTCGTTGCGGATCCGCGGCACGGGCTGGGTGACGATGATTTCCATTCACAGCTCCTTGCGGAGATCCTGGAGGATCTCCTTCGTGCGTTGTGCCGTGGCGGCCAGTGCCGCCATGCGGTCCATGACCTCCAGGTGGGCCGCCACCTCGGAGCGCGCGTCCAGATAGACGGCGCCGGTCAGGTACTCGCTGTAGACCATGTCCGGGAGCTCCGGCATGGCGAACCGGAACAGCACGAAGGGCCCGTACGTGCCGGGGTGCGGCCCGGTCGCGAACTGGGCGACCTGCAAGGTCACGTGGGGCAGCTTCGTGGCTTCCAGCAGCTTGTCGATCTGGGCCCGCATCACCTCGGGCCCGCCGACCGGGCGCCGCAGCACGGTCTCGTCCATCACGGCCCACAGCCGGGGCGCGTCCTCGCGCGTGAGGAGTTCCTGGCGCCGCATGCGCAGGGCGACATGGCGTTCGATGTCGTCGGGGCGGGTCTGGCCGATGGCACCCGACGTCAGCACCCCGCGCGCGTACTCCTCCGTCTGGAGCAGACCGGGGACGAAGTGGGGGTCGTA contains the following coding sequences:
- a CDS encoding helix-turn-helix domain-containing protein, with the translated sequence MSEPRSAPTVGQVILGRRLLDLRERAGLKREEAARILRVAPATVRRMETAEVALKIPYLQLLLKAYGVPDEEAEAFVELAEEANKPGWWQRYHDILPGWFSMYVSLEGAASLIRSYDPHFVPGLLQTEEYARGVLTSGAIGQTRPDDIERHVALRMRRQELLTREDAPRLWAVMDETVLRRPVGGPEVMRAQIDKLLEATKLPHVTLQVAQFATGPHPGTYGPFVLFRFAMPELPDMVYSEYLTGAVYLDARSEVAAHLEVMDRMAALAATAQRTKEILQDLRKEL
- a CDS encoding PLP-dependent aminotransferase family protein, encoding MAESWVNHAERIGADLHLELSGPGGRRAALIRALREAVRGGRLAPGTRLPPYRSLAADLGVARNTVADAYAELVAEGWLTARQGSGTRVAERTLPLQSAARVPREVSPHTRGPRHDLRQGTPDVSAFPRAAWLASYRRALQKAPNEVFGPGDPAGRGELREALAEYLARTRGVRAEPGRIVICSGVAHALRLLFGQDRAGGGGVLRGPLAVEGYGLGFHRRLLRDAGVRTVPLPIDAHGALVARLGRERAVLLTPAHQFPTGGPLHPERRATVVDWARARDGLVLEDDYDGEFRYDRKPVGALQGLDPERVIHLGSVSKTLSPAVRLGWMVLPERYVGGVLAAKGEREAWASVLDQLCLADLVASGAYDRHVRRMRQRYRARRNRLVQALAARAPHIEVTGIAAGLHAVLRLPPGTERATLEAAARQGIALDGLADFRHPESDLPPGDGLVVGYATPSDHAYQAALDALCGVLPPPQ
- a CDS encoding DUF397 domain-containing protein, yielding MEIIVTQPVPRIRNERIYNGMPARELGSEGWHKPWSGGNGGNCLEAMKLADGRIALRQSTDPDGPALIYTSDEMTAFIQGAKAGVADFLLS